A single window of Sparus aurata chromosome 22, fSpaAur1.1, whole genome shotgun sequence DNA harbors:
- the ppp1r13bb gene encoding protein phosphatase 1, regulatory subunit 13Bb isoform X6, whose translation MMPTEACGGLFCYASPPSLNCISSTLWQALIIDNRNEMILTVYLSDGEQAVTEVPITPETTCRDVVEFCKEPGESGCHLAEVWRGNERAIPFEHMMYEHLQKWGPRKQEVKFFLRHEDSPTEGSDQGSQQSQDQTSRRGGNTGEKHNENGVGNQRVELTLSELQEMATRQQQQIEAQQQMLVAKEQRLRYLKQQERRQQQTVSESEKLQRLKDRVESQEAKLKKIRAMRGQVDYSKVINGNLSAEIEQVSGLFQEKQAELQSAVLRVEQLSLQLEDLRRGKLNGIQMGLGGQVTGAAALELRKLYQELQIRNKLNHEQNSKLQQQKELLNKRNMEVTLMDKRISELRERLYKKKAELNRANGPPSPQPAPGTLGRVAAVGPYIQVPVPGRQEGGYNIPPDPLKPQTLGVNNQANHGRTKSANDTGWPTVGKTNTSLKPPERRDSGTDTQGKSPTSGSPVTPSAEKVLDSKMAVSSPSISKPQPPPYGSHLTHANSASSLERRKDAPPPLRPLPNPPAPAWPRVPPSTGSSSQQIQQRISVPPSPTFQPNVPLFPPGLSERLDPPPAVAVRPFIPDRGSRPQSPRKGPPTMNSSSIYHMYLQQAAPKSQPLKPALKAVYGKPVLPPSSTPPSPLPFVQAGGAFPLLQGPPGGEDTFDGEFDEHDFFQHAEPSAPPPSVENIPRPLSPTKLTPMVHSPLRYQSDADLEVLRKKLANAPRPLKKRSSITEPEGPSGPNIQKLLYQRFNTLAGGIEGNGVGGSGGGNGAGNGTPFYQPAPPPGYLGGDSVADTDNGNPPSETQLPPPPGVEELGSEAPPPSTDANDNEPLPSPPEGLEDPAEAEGPEDDDNNNILGSSEALLPSPVPEVTTPEESGTGVSQPLEKRTNLKKPNSERTGHGFRVKFNPLALLLDASLEGEFDLVQRIIYEVCRNSVENPSTPNDEGITPLHNAVCAGHHHIVKFLLDFGVNVNAADSDGWTPLHCAASCNSVHLCKLLVESGAAIFASTISDVETAADKCEEMEEGYIQCSQFLYGVQEKLGVMNKGTVYALWDYKAQNQDELVFSEGDAITILRRQDDSETEWWWARLEDNEGYVPRNLLGLYPRIKPRQRSLA comes from the exons ACAGAAGCATGTGGGGGCTTGTTTTGCTATGCCTCACCTCCCAGCCTAAACTGTATATCTTCAACGCTTTGGCAGGCCCTAAtcatagacaacagaaatgAG ATGATATTGACGGTGTACCTCAGCGATGGGGAACAGGCTGTGACTGAGGTACCCATCACCCCTGAGACGACGTGCCGGGATGTCGTCGAGTTCTGTAAAGAGCCCGGCGAGAGTGGCTGCCACCTGGCTGAGGTCTGGAGAGGCAACG AGCGAGCGATCCCCTTCGAACACATGATGTATGAACATCTGCAGAAATGGGGGCCTCggaaacaggaagtcaagttCTTCCTCCGGCATGAAGATTCACCGACTGAGGGCAGCGATCAAG gGAGTCAGCAGTCTCAGGATCAGACGAGTCGCAGAGGTGGGAACACTGGAGAGAAGCACAATGAGAATGGG gTGGGCAATCAGCGTGTGGAGCTCACgctgtcagagctgcaggagatgGCCacacggcagcagcagcaaatcGAGGCTCAGCAGCAGATGCTCGTTGCAAAG GAGCAACGTTTGCGTTACCTAAAGCAGCAGGAGCGGCGTCAGCAGCAAACCGTTTCGGAGAGCGAAAAGCTGCAGAGGCTTAAGGATCGTGTGGAGAGCCAGGAAGCAAAGCTCAAGAAGATTCGGGCGATGAGAGGCCAGGTGGACTACAGCAAGGTCATCAATGGCAACCTGT CGGCTGAGATCGAGCAAGTTAGCGGTCTGTTCCAAGAGAAGCAGGCTGAGCTACAGTCTGCAGTCCTGAGGGTGGAGCAGCTcagcctgcagctggaggacCTGCGGAGGGGAAAGCTCAATGGCATACAGATGGGCCTCGGTGGCCAAGTAACTGGCGCTGCAGCCCTGGAGCTCCGTAAACTCTACCAGGAGCTTCAG ATCCGGAATAAGTTAAACCATGAGCAAAACAgcaagctgcagcagcagaaggagCTTCTCAACAAACGCAACATGGAAGTGACGCTCATGGACAAGCGCATCAGCGAGCTGCGGGAACGCCTCTACAAGAAAAAAGCTGAG CTGAACAGAGCCAACGGGCCTCCCTCTCCCCAGCCAGCTCCTGGTACTCTGGGCCGCGTCGCTGCGGTTGGGCCATACATCCAAGTACCTGTACCGGGCCGTCAGGAAGGAGGCTACAACATACCACCTGACCCACTAAAGCCTCAGACTTTGGGCGTCAATAACCAAGCCAACCATGGCCGCACCAAGTCAG CTAATGACACTGGTTGGCCTACTGTTGGCAAGACCAACACTTCTCTAAAGCCTCCTGAGAGACGAGACTCAGGGACTGATACCCAGGGCAAGAGCCCTACCTCAGGCTCCCCCGTCACTCCAAGTGCTGAAAAG GTGCTAGACTCCAAAATGGCCGTGTCCTCCCCCTCCATATCCAAGCCACAGCCGCCTCCCTATGGCTCCCACCTCACCCATGCAAACTCTGCCAGCTCCTTGGAGCGCCGCAAGGATGCACCGCCTCCTCTACGCCCGCTCCCAAACCCACCAGCTCCTGCTTGGCCCCGCGTCCCACCTTCCACAGGCTCGTCGTCCCAGCAGATCCAGCAGCGAATCTCAGTGCCGCCAAGCCCCACCTTCCAGCCTAACGTGCCGCTTTTCCCGCCCGGGCTGAGCGAGCGACTGGATCCCCCACCAGCTGTGGCAGTGCGCCCCTTCATTCCAGACAGAGGATCGCGGCCTCAGTCGCCACGAAAGGGCCCACCTACCATGAACTCCAGCTCCATTTATCACATGTACCTCCAGCAGGCAGCGCCAAAGAGCCAGCCACTCAAGCCTGCTCTCAAAGCAG TATATGGGAAGCCTGTCCTCCCCCCCAGCTCCACACCCCCCTCGCCCCTGCCTTTCGTCCAGGCGGGAGGGGCTTTCCCATTGCTCCAAGGCCCACCCGGCGGTGAGGACACTTTTGACGGAGAATTTGATGAGCACGACTTTTTCCAGCACGCAGAGCCCTCAGCACCTCCTCCCAGCGTGGAGAACATCCCGCGACCACTCAGCCCTACGAAGCTAACGCCGATGGTACACTCCCCTCTGCGCTACCAAAGTGACGCCGACCTCGAGGTGCTCCGTAAAAAGCTGGCCAACGCACCCAGACCACTCAAGAAGCGCAGCTCCATCACAGAACCAGAGGGCCCGAGTGGACCCAACATCCAGAAACTGCTCTACCAGAGATTCAACACTCTCGCAGGAGGCATAGAAGGCAATGGAGTCGGTGGATCAGGAGGTGGCAACGGCGCAGGTAACGGAACGCCGTTTtatcagccagctcctcctccgGGATATCTGGGAGGCGACTCTGTGGCTGATACAGACAACGGCAACCCCCCCTCTGAGACCCAGCTACCGCCACCACCGGGGGTGGAGGAGCTGGGCTCCGAGGCTCCACCTCCTTCTACTGACGCCAATGACAACGAGCCTCTGCCCTCGCCACCAGAAGGGCTGGAGGATCCTGCAGAGGCAGAGGGGCCGGAGGacgatgacaacaacaacatcttgGGAAGCTCTGAGGCGTTGCTACCCAGCCCTGTGCCGGAGGTCACCACGCCGGAAGAGAGTGGCACAGGGGTCTCACAGCCCCTG GAGAAGCGCACAAACCTGAAAAAGCCAAACTCTGAGCGCACCGGCCACGGCTTCAGGGTGAAGTTCAACCCTCTGGCCCTCCTGCTCGACGCCTCACTAGAGGGAGAGTTTGACCTCGTCCAGAGGATTATCTATGAGGTATGTCGCAACTCT GTGGAGAATCCCAGCACTCCCAACGATGAGGGCATCACACCACTGCACAACGCAGTGTGTGCGGGGCATCACCACATCGTCAAGTTCCTGCTGGATTTTGGTGTGAACGTCAACGCTGCAGACAGTGATGGATG GACTCCGCTTCACTGCGCCGCCTCCTGCAACAGTGTCCATCTCTGCAAGTTGTTGGTCGAGTCAGGGGCCGCCATCTTTGCCAGCACCATAAGCGATGTGGAAACTGCTGCGGATAAGTGTGAGGAAATGGAAGAGGGCTACATCCAGTGCTCCCAGTTTCTATACG GCGTTCAGGAGAAGTTGGGTGTAATGAACAAGGGTACAGTGTACGCTCTGTGGGATTACAAAGCTCAGAACCAGGACGAGCTGGTGTTCAGCGAGGGGGACGCCATCACTATTCTCCGACGACAGGACGACAGTGAGACCGAGTGGTGGTGGGCGCGACTTGAGGACAATGAGGGCTACGTGCCCCGCAACCTGCTGGgg
- the ppp1r13bb gene encoding protein phosphatase 1, regulatory subunit 13Bb isoform X7 codes for MMPTEACGGLFCYASPPSLNCISSTLWQALIIDNRNEMILTVYLSDGEQAVTEVPITPETTCRDVVEFCKEPGESGCHLAEVWRGNERAIPFEHMMYEHLQKWGPRKQEVKFFLRHEDSPTEGSDQGSQQSQDQTSRRGGNTGEKHNENGVGNQRVELTLSELQEMATRQQQQIEAQQQMLVAKEQRLRYLKQQERRQQQTVSESEKLQRLKDRVESQEAKLKKIRAMRGQVDYSKVINGNLSAEIEQVSGLFQEKQAELQSAVLRVEQLSLQLEDLRRGKLNGIQMGLGGQVTGAAALELRKLYQELQIRNKLNHEQNSKLQQQKELLNKRNMEVTLMDKRISELRERLYKKKAEARQKENLPLNRANGPPSPQPAPGTLGRVAAVGPYIQVPVPGRQEGGYNIPPDPLKPQTLGVNNQANHGRTKSANDTGWPTVGKTNTSLKPPERRDSGTDTQGKSPTSGSPVTPSAEKVLDSKMAVSSPSISKPQPPPYGSHLTHANSASSLERRKDAPPPLRPLPNPPAPAWPRVPPSTGSSSQQIQQRISVPPSPTFQPNVPLFPPGLSERLDPPPAVAVRPFIPDRGSRPQSPRKGPPTMNSSSIYHMYLQQAAPKSQPLKPALKAVYGKPVLPPSSTPPSPLPFVQAGGAFPLLQGPPGGEDTFDGEFDEHDFFQHAEPSAPPPSVENIPRPLSPTKLTPMVHSPLRYQSDADLEVLRKKLANAPRPLKKRSSITEPEGPSGPNIQKLLYQRFNTLAGGIEGNGVGGSGGGNGAGNGTPFYQPAPPPGYLGGDSVADTDNGNPPSETQLPPPPGVEELGSEAPPPSTDANDNEPLPSPPEGLEDPAEAEGPEDDDNNNILGSSEALLPSPVPEVTTPEESGTGVSQPLEKRTNLKKPNSERTGHGFRVKFNPLALLLDASLEGEFDLVQRIIYEVENPSTPNDEGITPLHNAVCAGHHHIVKFLLDFGVNVNAADSDGWTPLHCAASCNSVHLCKLLVESGAAIFASTISDVETAADKCEEMEEGYIQCSQFLYGVQEKLGVMNKGTVYALWDYKAQNQDELVFSEGDAITILRRQDDSETEWWWARLEDNEGYVPRNLLGLYPRIKPRQRSLA; via the exons ACAGAAGCATGTGGGGGCTTGTTTTGCTATGCCTCACCTCCCAGCCTAAACTGTATATCTTCAACGCTTTGGCAGGCCCTAAtcatagacaacagaaatgAG ATGATATTGACGGTGTACCTCAGCGATGGGGAACAGGCTGTGACTGAGGTACCCATCACCCCTGAGACGACGTGCCGGGATGTCGTCGAGTTCTGTAAAGAGCCCGGCGAGAGTGGCTGCCACCTGGCTGAGGTCTGGAGAGGCAACG AGCGAGCGATCCCCTTCGAACACATGATGTATGAACATCTGCAGAAATGGGGGCCTCggaaacaggaagtcaagttCTTCCTCCGGCATGAAGATTCACCGACTGAGGGCAGCGATCAAG gGAGTCAGCAGTCTCAGGATCAGACGAGTCGCAGAGGTGGGAACACTGGAGAGAAGCACAATGAGAATGGG gTGGGCAATCAGCGTGTGGAGCTCACgctgtcagagctgcaggagatgGCCacacggcagcagcagcaaatcGAGGCTCAGCAGCAGATGCTCGTTGCAAAG GAGCAACGTTTGCGTTACCTAAAGCAGCAGGAGCGGCGTCAGCAGCAAACCGTTTCGGAGAGCGAAAAGCTGCAGAGGCTTAAGGATCGTGTGGAGAGCCAGGAAGCAAAGCTCAAGAAGATTCGGGCGATGAGAGGCCAGGTGGACTACAGCAAGGTCATCAATGGCAACCTGT CGGCTGAGATCGAGCAAGTTAGCGGTCTGTTCCAAGAGAAGCAGGCTGAGCTACAGTCTGCAGTCCTGAGGGTGGAGCAGCTcagcctgcagctggaggacCTGCGGAGGGGAAAGCTCAATGGCATACAGATGGGCCTCGGTGGCCAAGTAACTGGCGCTGCAGCCCTGGAGCTCCGTAAACTCTACCAGGAGCTTCAG ATCCGGAATAAGTTAAACCATGAGCAAAACAgcaagctgcagcagcagaaggagCTTCTCAACAAACGCAACATGGAAGTGACGCTCATGGACAAGCGCATCAGCGAGCTGCGGGAACGCCTCTACAAGAAAAAAGCTGAGGCACGTCAAAAAGAGAACCTTCCT CTGAACAGAGCCAACGGGCCTCCCTCTCCCCAGCCAGCTCCTGGTACTCTGGGCCGCGTCGCTGCGGTTGGGCCATACATCCAAGTACCTGTACCGGGCCGTCAGGAAGGAGGCTACAACATACCACCTGACCCACTAAAGCCTCAGACTTTGGGCGTCAATAACCAAGCCAACCATGGCCGCACCAAGTCAG CTAATGACACTGGTTGGCCTACTGTTGGCAAGACCAACACTTCTCTAAAGCCTCCTGAGAGACGAGACTCAGGGACTGATACCCAGGGCAAGAGCCCTACCTCAGGCTCCCCCGTCACTCCAAGTGCTGAAAAG GTGCTAGACTCCAAAATGGCCGTGTCCTCCCCCTCCATATCCAAGCCACAGCCGCCTCCCTATGGCTCCCACCTCACCCATGCAAACTCTGCCAGCTCCTTGGAGCGCCGCAAGGATGCACCGCCTCCTCTACGCCCGCTCCCAAACCCACCAGCTCCTGCTTGGCCCCGCGTCCCACCTTCCACAGGCTCGTCGTCCCAGCAGATCCAGCAGCGAATCTCAGTGCCGCCAAGCCCCACCTTCCAGCCTAACGTGCCGCTTTTCCCGCCCGGGCTGAGCGAGCGACTGGATCCCCCACCAGCTGTGGCAGTGCGCCCCTTCATTCCAGACAGAGGATCGCGGCCTCAGTCGCCACGAAAGGGCCCACCTACCATGAACTCCAGCTCCATTTATCACATGTACCTCCAGCAGGCAGCGCCAAAGAGCCAGCCACTCAAGCCTGCTCTCAAAGCAG TATATGGGAAGCCTGTCCTCCCCCCCAGCTCCACACCCCCCTCGCCCCTGCCTTTCGTCCAGGCGGGAGGGGCTTTCCCATTGCTCCAAGGCCCACCCGGCGGTGAGGACACTTTTGACGGAGAATTTGATGAGCACGACTTTTTCCAGCACGCAGAGCCCTCAGCACCTCCTCCCAGCGTGGAGAACATCCCGCGACCACTCAGCCCTACGAAGCTAACGCCGATGGTACACTCCCCTCTGCGCTACCAAAGTGACGCCGACCTCGAGGTGCTCCGTAAAAAGCTGGCCAACGCACCCAGACCACTCAAGAAGCGCAGCTCCATCACAGAACCAGAGGGCCCGAGTGGACCCAACATCCAGAAACTGCTCTACCAGAGATTCAACACTCTCGCAGGAGGCATAGAAGGCAATGGAGTCGGTGGATCAGGAGGTGGCAACGGCGCAGGTAACGGAACGCCGTTTtatcagccagctcctcctccgGGATATCTGGGAGGCGACTCTGTGGCTGATACAGACAACGGCAACCCCCCCTCTGAGACCCAGCTACCGCCACCACCGGGGGTGGAGGAGCTGGGCTCCGAGGCTCCACCTCCTTCTACTGACGCCAATGACAACGAGCCTCTGCCCTCGCCACCAGAAGGGCTGGAGGATCCTGCAGAGGCAGAGGGGCCGGAGGacgatgacaacaacaacatcttgGGAAGCTCTGAGGCGTTGCTACCCAGCCCTGTGCCGGAGGTCACCACGCCGGAAGAGAGTGGCACAGGGGTCTCACAGCCCCTG GAGAAGCGCACAAACCTGAAAAAGCCAAACTCTGAGCGCACCGGCCACGGCTTCAGGGTGAAGTTCAACCCTCTGGCCCTCCTGCTCGACGCCTCACTAGAGGGAGAGTTTGACCTCGTCCAGAGGATTATCTATGAG GTGGAGAATCCCAGCACTCCCAACGATGAGGGCATCACACCACTGCACAACGCAGTGTGTGCGGGGCATCACCACATCGTCAAGTTCCTGCTGGATTTTGGTGTGAACGTCAACGCTGCAGACAGTGATGGATG GACTCCGCTTCACTGCGCCGCCTCCTGCAACAGTGTCCATCTCTGCAAGTTGTTGGTCGAGTCAGGGGCCGCCATCTTTGCCAGCACCATAAGCGATGTGGAAACTGCTGCGGATAAGTGTGAGGAAATGGAAGAGGGCTACATCCAGTGCTCCCAGTTTCTATACG GCGTTCAGGAGAAGTTGGGTGTAATGAACAAGGGTACAGTGTACGCTCTGTGGGATTACAAAGCTCAGAACCAGGACGAGCTGGTGTTCAGCGAGGGGGACGCCATCACTATTCTCCGACGACAGGACGACAGTGAGACCGAGTGGTGGTGGGCGCGACTTGAGGACAATGAGGGCTACGTGCCCCGCAACCTGCTGGgg
- the ppp1r13bb gene encoding protein phosphatase 1, regulatory subunit 13Bb isoform X5, producing MMPTEACGGLFCYASPPSLNCISSTLWQALIIDNRNEMILTVYLSDGEQAVTEVPITPETTCRDVVEFCKEPGESGCHLAEVWRGNERAIPFEHMMYEHLQKWGPRKQEVKFFLRHEDSPTEGSDQGSQQSQDQTSRRGGNTGEKHNENGVGNQRVELTLSELQEMATRQQQQIEAQQQMLVAKEQRLRYLKQQERRQQQTVSESEKLQRLKDRVESQEAKLKKIRAMRGQVDYSKVINGNLSAEIEQVSGLFQEKQAELQSAVLRVEQLSLQLEDLRRGKLNGIQMGLGGQVTGAAALELRKLYQELQIRNKLNHEQNSKLQQQKELLNKRNMEVTLMDKRISELRERLYKKKAEARQKENLPLNRANGPPSPQPAPGTLGRVAAVGPYIQVPVPGRQEGGYNIPPDPLKPQTLGVNNQANHGRTKSANDTGWPTVGKTNTSLKPPERRDSGTDTQGKSPTSGSPVTPSAEKVLDSKMAVSSPSISKPQPPPYGSHLTHANSASSLERRKDAPPPLRPLPNPPAPAWPRVPPSTGSSSQQIQQRISVPPSPTFQPNVPLFPPGLSERLDPPPAVAVRPFIPDRGSRPQSPRKGPPTMNSSSIYHMYLQQAAPKSQPLKPALKAVYGKPVLPPSSTPPSPLPFVQAGGAFPLLQGPPGGEDTFDGEFDEHDFFQHAEPSAPPPSVENIPRPLSPTKLTPMVHSPLRYQSDADLEVLRKKLANAPRPLKKRSSITEPEGPSGPNIQKLLYQRFNTLAGGIEGNGVGGSGGGNGAGNGTPFYQPAPPPGYLGGDSVADTDNGNPPSETQLPPPPGVEELGSEAPPPSTDANDNEPLPSPPEGLEDPAEAEGPEDDDNNNILGSSEALLPSPVPEVTTPEESGTGVSQPLEKRTNLKKPNSERTGHGFRVKFNPLALLLDASLEGEFDLVQRIIYEVCRNSVENPSTPNDEGITPLHNAVCAGHHHIVKFLLDFGVNVNAADSDGWTPLHCAASCNSVHLCKLLVESGAAIFASTISDVETAADKCEEMEEGYIQCSQFLYGVQEKLGVMNKGTVYALWDYKAQNQDELVFSEGDAITILRRQDDSETEWWWARLEDNEGYVPRNLLGLYPRIKPRQRSLA from the exons ACAGAAGCATGTGGGGGCTTGTTTTGCTATGCCTCACCTCCCAGCCTAAACTGTATATCTTCAACGCTTTGGCAGGCCCTAAtcatagacaacagaaatgAG ATGATATTGACGGTGTACCTCAGCGATGGGGAACAGGCTGTGACTGAGGTACCCATCACCCCTGAGACGACGTGCCGGGATGTCGTCGAGTTCTGTAAAGAGCCCGGCGAGAGTGGCTGCCACCTGGCTGAGGTCTGGAGAGGCAACG AGCGAGCGATCCCCTTCGAACACATGATGTATGAACATCTGCAGAAATGGGGGCCTCggaaacaggaagtcaagttCTTCCTCCGGCATGAAGATTCACCGACTGAGGGCAGCGATCAAG gGAGTCAGCAGTCTCAGGATCAGACGAGTCGCAGAGGTGGGAACACTGGAGAGAAGCACAATGAGAATGGG gTGGGCAATCAGCGTGTGGAGCTCACgctgtcagagctgcaggagatgGCCacacggcagcagcagcaaatcGAGGCTCAGCAGCAGATGCTCGTTGCAAAG GAGCAACGTTTGCGTTACCTAAAGCAGCAGGAGCGGCGTCAGCAGCAAACCGTTTCGGAGAGCGAAAAGCTGCAGAGGCTTAAGGATCGTGTGGAGAGCCAGGAAGCAAAGCTCAAGAAGATTCGGGCGATGAGAGGCCAGGTGGACTACAGCAAGGTCATCAATGGCAACCTGT CGGCTGAGATCGAGCAAGTTAGCGGTCTGTTCCAAGAGAAGCAGGCTGAGCTACAGTCTGCAGTCCTGAGGGTGGAGCAGCTcagcctgcagctggaggacCTGCGGAGGGGAAAGCTCAATGGCATACAGATGGGCCTCGGTGGCCAAGTAACTGGCGCTGCAGCCCTGGAGCTCCGTAAACTCTACCAGGAGCTTCAG ATCCGGAATAAGTTAAACCATGAGCAAAACAgcaagctgcagcagcagaaggagCTTCTCAACAAACGCAACATGGAAGTGACGCTCATGGACAAGCGCATCAGCGAGCTGCGGGAACGCCTCTACAAGAAAAAAGCTGAGGCACGTCAAAAAGAGAACCTTCCT CTGAACAGAGCCAACGGGCCTCCCTCTCCCCAGCCAGCTCCTGGTACTCTGGGCCGCGTCGCTGCGGTTGGGCCATACATCCAAGTACCTGTACCGGGCCGTCAGGAAGGAGGCTACAACATACCACCTGACCCACTAAAGCCTCAGACTTTGGGCGTCAATAACCAAGCCAACCATGGCCGCACCAAGTCAG CTAATGACACTGGTTGGCCTACTGTTGGCAAGACCAACACTTCTCTAAAGCCTCCTGAGAGACGAGACTCAGGGACTGATACCCAGGGCAAGAGCCCTACCTCAGGCTCCCCCGTCACTCCAAGTGCTGAAAAG GTGCTAGACTCCAAAATGGCCGTGTCCTCCCCCTCCATATCCAAGCCACAGCCGCCTCCCTATGGCTCCCACCTCACCCATGCAAACTCTGCCAGCTCCTTGGAGCGCCGCAAGGATGCACCGCCTCCTCTACGCCCGCTCCCAAACCCACCAGCTCCTGCTTGGCCCCGCGTCCCACCTTCCACAGGCTCGTCGTCCCAGCAGATCCAGCAGCGAATCTCAGTGCCGCCAAGCCCCACCTTCCAGCCTAACGTGCCGCTTTTCCCGCCCGGGCTGAGCGAGCGACTGGATCCCCCACCAGCTGTGGCAGTGCGCCCCTTCATTCCAGACAGAGGATCGCGGCCTCAGTCGCCACGAAAGGGCCCACCTACCATGAACTCCAGCTCCATTTATCACATGTACCTCCAGCAGGCAGCGCCAAAGAGCCAGCCACTCAAGCCTGCTCTCAAAGCAG TATATGGGAAGCCTGTCCTCCCCCCCAGCTCCACACCCCCCTCGCCCCTGCCTTTCGTCCAGGCGGGAGGGGCTTTCCCATTGCTCCAAGGCCCACCCGGCGGTGAGGACACTTTTGACGGAGAATTTGATGAGCACGACTTTTTCCAGCACGCAGAGCCCTCAGCACCTCCTCCCAGCGTGGAGAACATCCCGCGACCACTCAGCCCTACGAAGCTAACGCCGATGGTACACTCCCCTCTGCGCTACCAAAGTGACGCCGACCTCGAGGTGCTCCGTAAAAAGCTGGCCAACGCACCCAGACCACTCAAGAAGCGCAGCTCCATCACAGAACCAGAGGGCCCGAGTGGACCCAACATCCAGAAACTGCTCTACCAGAGATTCAACACTCTCGCAGGAGGCATAGAAGGCAATGGAGTCGGTGGATCAGGAGGTGGCAACGGCGCAGGTAACGGAACGCCGTTTtatcagccagctcctcctccgGGATATCTGGGAGGCGACTCTGTGGCTGATACAGACAACGGCAACCCCCCCTCTGAGACCCAGCTACCGCCACCACCGGGGGTGGAGGAGCTGGGCTCCGAGGCTCCACCTCCTTCTACTGACGCCAATGACAACGAGCCTCTGCCCTCGCCACCAGAAGGGCTGGAGGATCCTGCAGAGGCAGAGGGGCCGGAGGacgatgacaacaacaacatcttgGGAAGCTCTGAGGCGTTGCTACCCAGCCCTGTGCCGGAGGTCACCACGCCGGAAGAGAGTGGCACAGGGGTCTCACAGCCCCTG GAGAAGCGCACAAACCTGAAAAAGCCAAACTCTGAGCGCACCGGCCACGGCTTCAGGGTGAAGTTCAACCCTCTGGCCCTCCTGCTCGACGCCTCACTAGAGGGAGAGTTTGACCTCGTCCAGAGGATTATCTATGAGGTATGTCGCAACTCT GTGGAGAATCCCAGCACTCCCAACGATGAGGGCATCACACCACTGCACAACGCAGTGTGTGCGGGGCATCACCACATCGTCAAGTTCCTGCTGGATTTTGGTGTGAACGTCAACGCTGCAGACAGTGATGGATG GACTCCGCTTCACTGCGCCGCCTCCTGCAACAGTGTCCATCTCTGCAAGTTGTTGGTCGAGTCAGGGGCCGCCATCTTTGCCAGCACCATAAGCGATGTGGAAACTGCTGCGGATAAGTGTGAGGAAATGGAAGAGGGCTACATCCAGTGCTCCCAGTTTCTATACG GCGTTCAGGAGAAGTTGGGTGTAATGAACAAGGGTACAGTGTACGCTCTGTGGGATTACAAAGCTCAGAACCAGGACGAGCTGGTGTTCAGCGAGGGGGACGCCATCACTATTCTCCGACGACAGGACGACAGTGAGACCGAGTGGTGGTGGGCGCGACTTGAGGACAATGAGGGCTACGTGCCCCGCAACCTGCTGGgg